Proteins from a single region of Strix aluco isolate bStrAlu1 chromosome 5, bStrAlu1.hap1, whole genome shotgun sequence:
- the TWF1 gene encoding twinfilin-1 isoform X2 — protein MSHQTGIQEQLVVGSSRQPVGSWEKDYDSFVLPLLEDKQPCYILYRLDSQNAQGYEWIFIAWSPDHSPVRQKMLYAATRATLKKEFGGGHIKDEVFGTVQDDVSLNGYKKYLISQSSPAPLTAAEEELRQIKINEVQTDVGVDTKHQTLQGVAFPIAKEAIQALEKLKNKKLNYVQLEIDMKNETIILANTLHTELKDLPKRIPKDAARYHFFLYKHAHEGDYLESIVFIYSMPGYTCSIRERMLYSSCKSPLLEIVERQLWMQIIRKIEIDNGDELTADFLYEEVHPKQHAHKQSFAKPKGPAGKRGIRRLIRGPAETETPSD, from the exons AGCAGCTTGTTGTGGGATCCTCTAGGCAGCCAGTTGGATCATGGGAAAAGGATTATGATTCCTTTGTTCTTCCCCTTCTTGAAGACAAGCAACCATGTTATATACTATACAGATTAGATTCTCAGAATGCTCAAGGATATGAGTGGATCTTCATTGCATGGTCACCTGATCACTCTCCT GTTCGTCAAAAAATGCTGTATGCAGCAACGCGAGCAACACTTAAGAAAGAATTTGGAGGTGGTCATATTAAGGATGAAGTATTTGGAACAGTACAg GATGATGTTTCACTGAATGgatataaaaaatatttgataTCACAGTCCTCCCCTGCACCTCTGACTGCAGCAGAAGAGGAACTTCGACAAATTAAGATTAATGAG GTACAGACGGATGTTGGTGTAGATACCAAGCATCAAACATTGCAAGGAGTAGCATTCCCCATTGCTAAAGAAGCTATCCAGGCTTTggagaaattgaaaaataagaaacTCAATTATGTACAACTG GAAATTGatatgaaaaatgaaactattatTTTGGCCAACACACTTCATACTGAACTGAAGGACTTGCCAAAACGAATTCCAAAGGATGCTGCGCGTTACCACTTTTTCCTGTATAAGCATGCCCATGAAGGAGACTATTTGGAATCCATAG TTTTCATCTACTCTATGCCAGGGTATACCTGTAGTATACGAGAACGAATGCTCTACTCTAGTTGCAAAAGTCCACTGTTAGAAATTGTAGAAAGACAGTTGTGGATGCAGATAATTAGAAAG attgaAATAGATAATGGTGATGAGTTAACTGCTGACTTTCTTTATGAAGAGGTTCATCCAAAACAACATGCTCACAAACAAAGTTTTGCTAAACCAAAAGGTCCTGCAGGGAAGCGGGGAATACGAAGACTGATTAGAGGTCCAGCAGAGACTGAAACACCTAGTGATTAG
- the TWF1 gene encoding twinfilin-1 isoform X1, whose protein sequence is MSHQTGIQASGSVKDTFVGARNGQYRLLKIVIDNEQLVVGSSRQPVGSWEKDYDSFVLPLLEDKQPCYILYRLDSQNAQGYEWIFIAWSPDHSPVRQKMLYAATRATLKKEFGGGHIKDEVFGTVQDDVSLNGYKKYLISQSSPAPLTAAEEELRQIKINEVQTDVGVDTKHQTLQGVAFPIAKEAIQALEKLKNKKLNYVQLEIDMKNETIILANTLHTELKDLPKRIPKDAARYHFFLYKHAHEGDYLESIVFIYSMPGYTCSIRERMLYSSCKSPLLEIVERQLWMQIIRKIEIDNGDELTADFLYEEVHPKQHAHKQSFAKPKGPAGKRGIRRLIRGPAETETPSD, encoded by the exons ctagTGGAAGTGTTAAAGACACCTTTGTTGGAGCCAGAAATGGGCaatacaggcttttaaaaatagtcATTGACAATG AGCAGCTTGTTGTGGGATCCTCTAGGCAGCCAGTTGGATCATGGGAAAAGGATTATGATTCCTTTGTTCTTCCCCTTCTTGAAGACAAGCAACCATGTTATATACTATACAGATTAGATTCTCAGAATGCTCAAGGATATGAGTGGATCTTCATTGCATGGTCACCTGATCACTCTCCT GTTCGTCAAAAAATGCTGTATGCAGCAACGCGAGCAACACTTAAGAAAGAATTTGGAGGTGGTCATATTAAGGATGAAGTATTTGGAACAGTACAg GATGATGTTTCACTGAATGgatataaaaaatatttgataTCACAGTCCTCCCCTGCACCTCTGACTGCAGCAGAAGAGGAACTTCGACAAATTAAGATTAATGAG GTACAGACGGATGTTGGTGTAGATACCAAGCATCAAACATTGCAAGGAGTAGCATTCCCCATTGCTAAAGAAGCTATCCAGGCTTTggagaaattgaaaaataagaaacTCAATTATGTACAACTG GAAATTGatatgaaaaatgaaactattatTTTGGCCAACACACTTCATACTGAACTGAAGGACTTGCCAAAACGAATTCCAAAGGATGCTGCGCGTTACCACTTTTTCCTGTATAAGCATGCCCATGAAGGAGACTATTTGGAATCCATAG TTTTCATCTACTCTATGCCAGGGTATACCTGTAGTATACGAGAACGAATGCTCTACTCTAGTTGCAAAAGTCCACTGTTAGAAATTGTAGAAAGACAGTTGTGGATGCAGATAATTAGAAAG attgaAATAGATAATGGTGATGAGTTAACTGCTGACTTTCTTTATGAAGAGGTTCATCCAAAACAACATGCTCACAAACAAAGTTTTGCTAAACCAAAAGGTCCTGCAGGGAAGCGGGGAATACGAAGACTGATTAGAGGTCCAGCAGAGACTGAAACACCTAGTGATTAG
- the TWF1 gene encoding twinfilin-1 isoform X3: MLYAATRATLKKEFGGGHIKDEVFGTVQDDVSLNGYKKYLISQSSPAPLTAAEEELRQIKINEVQTDVGVDTKHQTLQGVAFPIAKEAIQALEKLKNKKLNYVQLEIDMKNETIILANTLHTELKDLPKRIPKDAARYHFFLYKHAHEGDYLESIVFIYSMPGYTCSIRERMLYSSCKSPLLEIVERQLWMQIIRKIEIDNGDELTADFLYEEVHPKQHAHKQSFAKPKGPAGKRGIRRLIRGPAETETPSD, translated from the exons ATGCTGTATGCAGCAACGCGAGCAACACTTAAGAAAGAATTTGGAGGTGGTCATATTAAGGATGAAGTATTTGGAACAGTACAg GATGATGTTTCACTGAATGgatataaaaaatatttgataTCACAGTCCTCCCCTGCACCTCTGACTGCAGCAGAAGAGGAACTTCGACAAATTAAGATTAATGAG GTACAGACGGATGTTGGTGTAGATACCAAGCATCAAACATTGCAAGGAGTAGCATTCCCCATTGCTAAAGAAGCTATCCAGGCTTTggagaaattgaaaaataagaaacTCAATTATGTACAACTG GAAATTGatatgaaaaatgaaactattatTTTGGCCAACACACTTCATACTGAACTGAAGGACTTGCCAAAACGAATTCCAAAGGATGCTGCGCGTTACCACTTTTTCCTGTATAAGCATGCCCATGAAGGAGACTATTTGGAATCCATAG TTTTCATCTACTCTATGCCAGGGTATACCTGTAGTATACGAGAACGAATGCTCTACTCTAGTTGCAAAAGTCCACTGTTAGAAATTGTAGAAAGACAGTTGTGGATGCAGATAATTAGAAAG attgaAATAGATAATGGTGATGAGTTAACTGCTGACTTTCTTTATGAAGAGGTTCATCCAAAACAACATGCTCACAAACAAAGTTTTGCTAAACCAAAAGGTCCTGCAGGGAAGCGGGGAATACGAAGACTGATTAGAGGTCCAGCAGAGACTGAAACACCTAGTGATTAG